The following proteins come from a genomic window of Paucimonas lemoignei:
- the oprM_1 gene encoding RND efflux system, outer membrane lipoprotein, NodT — MKHLTRLTATVGLGLLLSACQMVGPDYQLPKDAAINRPDLQGDLAGESINSVSAPVPADWWRLYQDTRLNQLVQQAMASNTDLRIAAANLQRARYQTAEAQAAGGFTTSAKAGAQRLQESGEAFLLTEKVPVANVGDVGITTSYQFDLFGTLQRGIEASNANVEAAQAAADTARITLVADVVRAYTQICSANEEHDIAMESLNLQKQGVTLVQRLRDAGRGDETQVTRSETQFKSLSAELPRFEALRQTGLFRLSMLLAKPLDQLPAGVSTCNELPHIAQVMPVGDGAALLKRRPDVRQAERRLAAATAEIGVATGELYPDISIGASVGTVGLLENLGKPSANRWGFGPLISWTVPSNGARARIHEAEAITQGALARFDGVVLNAIRETQTSLVQYTALLQRRDALTDAAQSAQQAADQTHRFFQAGRASFLADLQATRTYTDVRGQLATASTQVAMGQIDLFLALGGGWEGK; from the coding sequence ATGAAACACCTCACGCGCCTGACGGCAACGGTCGGGCTTGGCTTGCTGTTGTCGGCGTGTCAGATGGTCGGCCCGGATTACCAGTTGCCCAAGGACGCGGCGATCAATCGCCCGGACTTGCAGGGCGACCTCGCCGGGGAGTCGATCAATTCCGTTTCCGCCCCCGTGCCCGCCGACTGGTGGCGGCTGTATCAGGACACGCGCCTGAACCAGCTGGTGCAACAGGCCATGGCCTCCAACACCGACTTGCGCATCGCTGCTGCCAACCTGCAACGCGCCCGCTATCAGACCGCCGAAGCCCAGGCCGCAGGCGGTTTTACCACCAGTGCCAAAGCCGGTGCACAGCGTTTGCAGGAATCTGGCGAAGCCTTCCTGCTGACCGAGAAAGTCCCGGTGGCCAATGTCGGCGACGTGGGCATTACCACGTCCTATCAGTTCGACCTGTTCGGCACCTTGCAACGCGGCATTGAGGCCTCCAACGCCAACGTCGAAGCCGCGCAAGCCGCTGCCGACACCGCGCGCATCACCCTGGTGGCCGACGTGGTCCGGGCCTACACGCAGATCTGCTCGGCCAATGAAGAACACGACATCGCGATGGAGTCCCTGAACCTGCAGAAGCAGGGGGTGACGTTGGTCCAGCGTCTGCGTGACGCCGGGCGTGGCGACGAGACTCAGGTGACCCGTTCGGAAACTCAATTCAAATCCCTGAGCGCCGAACTGCCGCGCTTTGAAGCGCTGCGCCAGACCGGGTTGTTCCGCCTGTCGATGCTGCTCGCCAAGCCACTTGATCAATTGCCTGCGGGGGTCAGTACCTGCAACGAACTGCCGCATATTGCCCAAGTGATGCCGGTGGGTGACGGCGCCGCCCTGCTCAAACGCCGCCCGGACGTGCGCCAGGCCGAACGTCGGTTGGCCGCGGCGACAGCCGAGATTGGCGTGGCCACGGGTGAGTTGTATCCGGACATCAGCATCGGGGCGAGCGTGGGCACAGTGGGTTTGCTGGAAAACCTCGGCAAACCGTCAGCCAACCGATGGGGGTTCGGACCGCTGATTAGCTGGACCGTACCGTCCAACGGCGCCCGAGCTCGTATTCATGAGGCAGAAGCCATTACCCAGGGTGCACTCGCTCGGTTTGATGGTGTGGTGCTCAATGCGATCCGTGAGACCCAGACCAGTCTGGTGCAATACACCGCTCTGCTGCAGCGCCGGGATGCGTTGACTGACGCGGCCCAATCGGCGCAGCAGGCCGCGGACCAGACTCATCGGTTTTTCCAGGCGGGGCGGGCTTCGTTTCTGGCTGATTTGCAGGCGACCCGGACCTACACCGATGTGCGTGGGCAGTTGGCGACGGCCAGTACGCAGGTGGCCATGGGGCAGATTGATTTGTTTCTGGCGTTGGGTGGGGGTTGGGAGGGGAAGTAG
- a CDS encoding HupC/HyaC/HydC family protein: MKTRTLHPWPVRLTHWLNALGMLGMFMSGWGIYNASPLFGFTFAKSLTLGGWLGGSIAWHFAVMWLLVINGLAYVLYGVFSRHFKRDLLPVHASAVKRDVVDALRLRLAHKHGTYNSVQRLMYWLVLLMGVVIVLSGLAIWKPVQFQELTSLMGGYDFARYVHFGAMAAIGAFVVVHLALVLIVPRTLLPMITGGKRTLEDAHE, from the coding sequence ATGAAAACCCGCACCCTCCATCCCTGGCCCGTGCGCCTGACCCATTGGCTCAACGCTCTCGGCATGCTCGGGATGTTCATGAGCGGCTGGGGGATTTACAACGCGTCACCGCTGTTCGGTTTCACCTTTGCCAAATCACTCACTCTGGGCGGCTGGCTCGGTGGCTCCATCGCTTGGCATTTTGCCGTGATGTGGCTACTGGTGATCAACGGCCTGGCCTATGTGTTGTACGGCGTGTTCAGCCGCCATTTCAAACGCGATTTATTGCCCGTGCACGCCAGCGCCGTGAAGCGCGATGTCGTCGACGCCTTGCGCCTGCGACTGGCTCACAAGCATGGCACCTACAACTCGGTGCAACGGCTGATGTATTGGCTGGTGCTGCTGATGGGCGTTGTGATCGTGCTGTCCGGGTTGGCGATCTGGAAGCCGGTGCAGTTCCAGGAGCTGACCAGCCTGATGGGCGGTTACGACTTCGCCCGCTACGTGCATTTCGGCGCGATGGCCGCCATTGGCGCATTCGTCGTGGTGCATCTGGCCCTGGTGCTGATTGTGCCCCGCACCCTTTTACCCATGATCACCGGGGGCAAGCGCACGCTTGAAGATGCACATGAATAA
- the slyA_2 gene encoding MarR family transcriptional regulator, whose translation MSLDSLQMSLSSGMVAASRQWRRICQTTLLRYGVSEACAAPLLMILRLGDGVNQVTVANAAGMESPTLVRLLDQLCSAGIVCRTEDPTDRRAKALSLTQNGRVVALAIEDELLRLRRDVLKGVAKEDLEATLRVFKAFADAANQDSQG comes from the coding sequence ATGTCTCTCGACTCCCTGCAGATGAGCCTCAGCAGTGGCATGGTCGCTGCGTCTCGCCAATGGCGGCGCATCTGCCAGACCACCCTGCTGCGCTACGGTGTATCCGAAGCCTGCGCTGCGCCGCTGCTGATGATTCTGCGTCTGGGCGACGGTGTGAATCAGGTCACGGTGGCCAACGCCGCCGGTATGGAGAGCCCGACCCTGGTGCGCTTGCTTGATCAACTGTGCAGCGCGGGCATCGTCTGCCGTACCGAAGACCCGACGGATCGGCGGGCCAAAGCCTTGAGTCTCACGCAAAACGGCCGCGTCGTTGCGTTGGCGATTGAAGACGAATTGCTGCGCTTGCGTCGCGATGTGCTCAAGGGCGTGGCAAAAGAAGACCTTGAAGCCACCTTGCGAGTCTTCAAAGCCTTCGCCGATGCTGCCAACCAGGACAGTCAGGGATGA
- the alyA_2 gene encoding lyase: MIDLAMWNLSVPVGTPAMIVDTPKLVGGYQDGYFRSGNTLFFWAPVTGSRTENAVYPRTELRETKADGSVNNWTYSQADNFLRASLTVNQVPSTGKIVIGQIHAFKSTEPLLKVEYQFKEKLQTGNIVAKFRRSPDAEIEVVTIAQGVALNTRFSYSIHLTPAGNLSVNAADYVWNAKLDAGWKDKLLYFKAGVYTQDNTGYATEGGAATFYKLTINHDKKA; encoded by the coding sequence ATGATCGATCTCGCCATGTGGAATCTGTCGGTTCCTGTGGGTACTCCAGCCATGATCGTCGACACCCCTAAACTGGTCGGCGGCTATCAGGATGGTTATTTCCGTTCCGGCAATACGTTGTTCTTCTGGGCACCGGTGACCGGGTCGCGCACGGAGAACGCGGTGTACCCCCGCACGGAATTGCGCGAGACCAAGGCCGACGGCAGTGTGAACAACTGGACTTACTCACAGGCCGACAATTTTTTGCGCGCCTCGCTGACGGTCAATCAGGTGCCGTCCACCGGCAAGATCGTCATTGGCCAGATTCACGCGTTCAAGAGTACGGAGCCATTGCTGAAGGTGGAGTATCAGTTCAAGGAGAAACTGCAGACCGGCAACATCGTCGCCAAATTTCGCCGCAGCCCGGACGCTGAAATCGAGGTGGTTACCATTGCCCAGGGCGTGGCCTTGAATACGCGGTTCAGCTACAGCATCCACCTCACGCCTGCGGGCAACCTGTCCGTCAACGCGGCGGATTACGTCTGGAACGCCAAGCTGGATGCAGGCTGGAAAGACAAGTTGCTGTACTTCAAGGCGGGGGTCTATACCCAGGACAACACCGGGTATGCGACTGAAGGCGGAGCTGCGACGTTTTACAAACTGACGATTAATCACGACAAGAAGGCTTGA
- the efeO_1 gene encoding iron ABC transporter substrate-binding protein — translation MKKLPFALLLTVGLLQTPAFAATAPLDLVGPVSDYKIYVSEQISELVSHTQTFTDAVKKGDLATAKKLYAPTRVFYEEIEPMAELFSDLDASIDSRVDDHEKGVNAEDFTGFHRLEYALFSQNTTKDQGPIADKLMADVKDLEARVTGLTFPPEKVVGGAAALLEEVAATKISGEEDRYSHTDLYDFQGNIDGAKKIVDLFRPQIEQSDKAFAAKVDKNFATVDKILAKYKTKDGGFETYDKVKENDRKALVGPVNTLAEDLSTLRGKLGLN, via the coding sequence ATGAAAAAGTTGCCTTTTGCTTTGCTGCTCACCGTTGGTTTGCTCCAGACCCCAGCCTTCGCCGCCACCGCGCCACTGGACCTGGTAGGCCCGGTTTCGGATTACAAAATCTACGTGTCCGAGCAGATCAGTGAACTGGTCAGCCACACCCAGACATTCACCGACGCAGTGAAAAAAGGCGACCTGGCCACAGCCAAGAAACTCTACGCCCCAACCCGTGTGTTCTACGAAGAAATCGAGCCCATGGCTGAGCTGTTCAGCGACCTGGACGCCTCCATCGATTCGCGCGTTGATGACCACGAAAAAGGCGTGAACGCTGAAGACTTCACCGGTTTCCATCGCCTGGAATACGCCCTGTTCTCCCAGAACACCACCAAGGATCAGGGCCCGATTGCCGACAAGCTGATGGCTGACGTGAAAGACCTGGAAGCCCGCGTGACTGGCCTGACCTTCCCGCCTGAAAAAGTCGTCGGTGGCGCTGCTGCCCTGCTTGAAGAAGTCGCGGCGACCAAGATTTCCGGTGAAGAAGATCGCTACAGCCACACGGACCTGTATGACTTCCAGGGCAACATCGACGGAGCCAAGAAAATCGTCGACCTGTTCCGCCCGCAAATCGAGCAGTCCGACAAGGCGTTTGCCGCCAAGGTCGACAAGAACTTCGCCACCGTGGACAAGATCCTGGCCAAGTACAAAACCAAGGACGGCGGTTTCGAGACGTATGACAAAGTGAAGGAAAACGACCGTAAAGCGCTGGTTGGCCCGGTCAATACCCTGGCTGAAGACCTGTCCACGTTGCGTGGCAAGTTGGGGTTGAACTAA
- the copR_3 gene encoding heavy metal response regulator, with amino-acid sequence MHILLIEDDTKTGEYLKKGLGESGYKVDWTQHGTDGLHMALENRYDLIVLDVMLPGIDGWQIIEVLRAKQDVPVLFLTARDQLQDRIRGLELGADDYLVKPFSFTELLLRIRTILRRGVVREADHFHLADLELDLLRRRVTRQQQVIVLTNKEFSLLHLLLRREGDVLSRAQIASEVWDMNFDSDTNVVDVAIKRLRSKIDQPYPVKLIHTVRGIGYVCEVRPCAPETP; translated from the coding sequence ATGCACATTCTGCTGATCGAAGACGACACCAAGACCGGCGAGTACCTGAAAAAAGGCCTCGGCGAATCCGGCTACAAAGTCGACTGGACCCAGCACGGCACCGACGGCCTGCACATGGCGCTGGAAAACCGCTACGACCTGATCGTCCTCGACGTGATGCTGCCCGGCATCGACGGCTGGCAGATCATCGAAGTGCTGCGCGCAAAGCAGGACGTGCCGGTGTTGTTCCTGACCGCGCGTGATCAGTTGCAAGACCGGATTCGCGGCCTGGAACTGGGGGCCGACGATTACCTGGTCAAGCCGTTTTCCTTCACTGAACTGTTGCTGCGCATTCGCACGATCCTGCGCCGGGGCGTGGTGCGCGAGGCTGATCACTTTCATCTGGCAGACCTGGAACTGGACCTGCTGCGCCGCCGCGTCACGCGTCAGCAGCAGGTCATCGTGCTGACCAACAAAGAGTTCTCGCTGCTGCATCTGCTGTTGCGCCGTGAAGGCGACGTGCTGTCCCGAGCGCAAATCGCTTCGGAGGTCTGGGACATGAACTTCGACAGCGACACCAATGTGGTCGACGTGGCCATCAAACGCCTGCGCAGCAAGATCGACCAGCCCTACCCGGTCAAACTCATTCACACCGTGCGCGGCATCGGCTACGTCTGCGAGGTCCGCCCATGCGCGCCCGAAACTCCCTGA
- the yibH_1 gene encoding secretion protein HlyD yields the protein MKKPLLTLGRVVLTLLVVTFAAIVVWRMVMYYMYAPWTRDGHIRADVIQIAPDVSGLIQKVEVGDNQLVSKGQVLFTIDQDRFRLALRQAQATVAERQETWEQARRENKRNRGLGNLVAREQLEESQSREARALSALNESKVTVDAAQLNLDRSVIRSPVDGYLNDRAPRAHEFVTAGRPILSVVDGASFHIDGYFEETKLDGIHIGQSVDIRVIGDNARLRGHVVSIVAGIEDRDRSSGSNLLPNVNPAFSWVRLAQRIPVRIAFDDVPDNFRMIAGRTATVSIIDDQEPGK from the coding sequence ATGAAAAAACCTCTGCTTACTCTGGGCCGTGTGGTCCTGACCCTGCTGGTCGTTACTTTCGCCGCCATCGTCGTGTGGCGCATGGTCATGTATTACATGTACGCGCCCTGGACCCGCGACGGGCACATCCGCGCCGACGTCATCCAGATCGCCCCGGACGTTTCCGGGTTGATCCAGAAAGTCGAAGTCGGTGACAACCAACTGGTCAGCAAAGGCCAGGTGTTGTTCACCATCGACCAGGACCGCTTCCGTCTGGCCTTGCGCCAGGCCCAGGCGACCGTTGCCGAGCGCCAGGAAACCTGGGAACAGGCCCGCCGTGAGAACAAACGTAACCGTGGCCTGGGCAATCTTGTAGCTCGCGAGCAACTGGAAGAAAGCCAGTCCCGCGAGGCCCGCGCCCTGTCCGCTCTGAATGAATCGAAAGTGACGGTCGATGCCGCGCAGTTGAACCTCGACCGCTCGGTAATCCGCAGCCCCGTGGATGGCTACCTCAACGACCGCGCGCCCCGCGCTCATGAATTCGTCACCGCTGGCCGACCGATCCTGTCGGTGGTGGACGGTGCGTCATTCCACATCGACGGTTACTTCGAAGAAACCAAGCTGGATGGCATTCACATCGGGCAAAGCGTGGACATCCGGGTCATTGGCGACAACGCCCGCTTGCGCGGCCACGTGGTGAGCATTGTCGCCGGCATCGAAGACCGCGACCGCAGCAGCGGCTCGAACCTGCTGCCCAACGTCAATCCAGCGTTCAGCTGGGTACGCCTGGCGCAGCGCATTCCGGTACGCATCGCCTTTGACGACGTGCCGGACAACTTCCGCATGATCGCCGGGCGCACCGCCACCGTCTCGATCATCGACGATCAGGAGCCCGGCAAATGA
- the yedY_1 gene encoding oxidoreductase, molybdopterin binding: MHMNKPPSLKDLRRDQRIRLEPAQQTQLINIQRRSFLRAGLTVGAMSMLTGCNLQDGDQVDKTLWAMSRWNDRVQAWLFSGQKLAPVYSKAQLTNPFPFNAFYPEYNVPEVDLADYRLGVSGLVRDKQEWTLEGLRKLPQRTDITRLICIEGWSAIGQWGGVPLRTFLEYIGADTTAKFVGFKCADRYYSSLDMPTALHPQTLLALDFGEEALSPDYGYPLRVRVPTKLGFKNPKHIVEIFVTNENPGGYWEDQGYNWFSGI, encoded by the coding sequence ATGCACATGAATAAACCACCTTCGCTCAAGGATCTGCGCCGCGACCAGCGTATTCGACTGGAACCGGCGCAGCAGACCCAGTTGATCAATATTCAGCGCCGCTCGTTCCTGCGCGCCGGGCTGACCGTGGGCGCAATGTCGATGCTGACCGGCTGCAACCTGCAGGATGGTGATCAGGTGGACAAGACGCTGTGGGCCATGTCGCGCTGGAATGACCGGGTGCAGGCCTGGCTGTTCAGCGGCCAGAAACTCGCGCCGGTCTACAGCAAGGCGCAGTTGACCAATCCGTTCCCGTTCAACGCGTTTTACCCTGAATACAATGTGCCGGAAGTCGACCTGGCCGATTACCGTCTGGGCGTTTCCGGGCTGGTGCGGGATAAACAGGAATGGACGCTGGAAGGCCTGCGCAAGCTGCCGCAACGCACCGACATCACCCGGCTGATCTGCATTGAGGGCTGGAGTGCTATCGGGCAATGGGGCGGGGTGCCGCTGCGGACCTTCCTTGAATACATCGGCGCTGACACGACGGCGAAGTTCGTCGGCTTCAAGTGTGCCGATCGTTACTACTCAAGCCTGGACATGCCTACCGCGTTGCATCCGCAGACGCTGTTGGCGCTGGACTTCGGCGAAGAGGCTCTGTCTCCGGATTACGGTTACCCGCTGCGGGTGCGAGTGCCCACCAAACTGGGCTTCAAGAATCCCAAGCACATCGTCGAGATCTTCGTCACCAACGAGAACCCGGGCGGGTATTGGGAAGATCAGGGGTATAACTGGTTTAGCGGGATCTAG
- a CDS encoding membrane protein, translating to MIGDLDISGVFVPTFLALMGITYVLFLGVHAVLSRAHFYRLVWHRALFNTGLYALLLGAVDTLSRYLMK from the coding sequence ATGATTGGCGATCTGGATATCAGCGGGGTCTTCGTACCCACATTTCTGGCGCTCATGGGCATCACCTACGTGCTGTTTCTTGGCGTCCACGCGGTGTTATCGCGGGCGCACTTTTATCGTCTGGTCTGGCACCGGGCATTGTTCAACACAGGTCTATACGCTTTGCTGCTCGGCGCCGTGGATACTCTCAGTCGATACCTGATGAAATGA
- the aaeB_1 gene encoding fusaric acid resistance protein region, translated as MKGFFAGVPPAQDWFYGVRTFGASMLALYIALLMQMPRPYWAMATVYIVSSPFVGPTSSKALYRAFGTFTGAAASVLIVPMFVQTPLLLAVVIALWTGTLLFLSLHLRTANSYALMLAGYTMPLISFPVVDNPQAVFEIAVSRTEEIFLGIVCAAVVGSMFWPRRLAPVMQGAADKWFSDASAYSTQFLQRAVEPEEARALRVSMAATFNTLEPMIGQLPHEGARTQTVRNAKELRGRMIHLLPVIDALDDALWALERRSTNLIAKLTPLLTEMRDWLANTADGVQTEQWQALHRHLESLEPTAAQLDDRQQLLLSNALYRLSEWIDLWHDCRTLQLAIKTDDQTPWRAVYRHWRLAQIKPFLDKGLMLYSVLTSVLAIIVASVLWILLGWKDGAAAVALAAVSCSFFAAMDDPAPQIYRFFFWTMLSVLFASLYLFVVLPNLHDFPMLVLAFAVPFICVGTLTLQPRFYLGTLLTIVNTSSFISIQSAYDADFLNFINSNLAGPVGLLFAFVWTLIMRPFGVELAAKRLTRFGWRDIVALTRPATLVERRAMGVKMLDRLMQHLPRLAATAQDTGVAVRELRIALNLLDTLAWLPRAHASQQLLLQQVIDEVGGYFQACLKAGQRLPAPTATLMTMDRARRALNAQSPIEDEPRIHLLHALSGLRLALLPGIEIDNAAVIEHEPHPPYGLDGASL; from the coding sequence ATGAAAGGTTTCTTTGCTGGCGTGCCCCCGGCCCAAGACTGGTTCTACGGCGTGCGTACCTTTGGCGCTTCCATGCTGGCGCTGTATATCGCACTACTGATGCAGATGCCGCGCCCGTACTGGGCGATGGCCACGGTGTATATCGTGTCCAGCCCCTTTGTCGGCCCCACTAGTTCCAAGGCGCTGTATCGCGCGTTCGGCACATTCACGGGCGCCGCCGCGTCGGTGCTGATTGTGCCGATGTTCGTGCAAACGCCGCTTCTGCTAGCCGTGGTCATTGCCTTGTGGACCGGCACCTTGCTGTTTTTGTCGCTGCATTTGCGTACCGCCAACAGCTACGCCTTGATGCTCGCGGGTTACACCATGCCGCTGATTTCCTTTCCGGTGGTGGACAACCCCCAGGCGGTGTTCGAAATCGCCGTTTCGCGTACTGAAGAAATCTTCCTCGGCATCGTCTGTGCGGCGGTGGTGGGCAGCATGTTCTGGCCGCGCCGCCTGGCGCCAGTGATGCAAGGCGCTGCGGACAAGTGGTTTAGCGATGCTTCGGCCTACAGCACGCAGTTTCTGCAACGCGCCGTCGAGCCTGAAGAAGCCCGCGCGCTGCGGGTGTCCATGGCCGCCACCTTCAATACCCTGGAACCGATGATCGGGCAGCTCCCCCACGAAGGCGCCCGCACCCAGACGGTACGCAATGCCAAGGAACTGCGCGGCAGGATGATCCATTTATTGCCGGTGATTGATGCGCTGGACGATGCCTTGTGGGCGCTGGAGCGACGCTCCACCAACCTGATTGCGAAACTCACGCCACTGCTGACCGAGATGCGCGACTGGCTGGCTAACACCGCCGACGGCGTGCAGACCGAGCAATGGCAGGCCTTGCATCGCCACCTCGAAAGCCTTGAGCCAACGGCTGCGCAACTCGACGACCGCCAGCAGCTGTTGCTGTCCAACGCCTTGTATCGGCTCAGCGAGTGGATTGACCTGTGGCACGACTGCCGCACCTTGCAGCTGGCCATCAAGACCGACGACCAGACACCCTGGCGCGCGGTCTACCGCCATTGGCGTCTGGCTCAGATCAAGCCGTTTCTGGACAAGGGCTTGATGCTCTATTCGGTGCTGACCTCCGTGCTGGCGATCATCGTCGCCTCCGTGTTGTGGATTCTGCTGGGCTGGAAAGACGGTGCCGCTGCGGTGGCGCTGGCGGCGGTCTCATGCAGCTTTTTTGCCGCCATGGATGACCCCGCCCCGCAGATTTATCGGTTCTTCTTCTGGACCATGCTCTCAGTGCTGTTCGCCAGCCTGTACCTGTTCGTGGTGCTGCCCAACCTGCACGACTTCCCGATGCTGGTACTGGCCTTCGCGGTGCCGTTCATTTGCGTGGGCACATTGACCTTGCAGCCGCGTTTCTACCTGGGCACTTTGCTGACCATCGTCAACACCTCGTCCTTCATCAGCATCCAGAGCGCCTACGACGCGGACTTCCTGAACTTCATCAACTCCAACCTGGCCGGGCCCGTGGGCCTGCTCTTTGCTTTTGTCTGGACGTTGATCATGCGTCCGTTCGGCGTCGAGCTGGCGGCCAAGCGCCTGACCCGCTTCGGCTGGCGCGACATCGTGGCGCTGACCCGGCCCGCTACCCTGGTCGAACGGCGAGCCATGGGCGTGAAAATGCTCGACCGCCTGATGCAGCACCTGCCGCGTCTGGCCGCCACCGCGCAAGACACCGGGGTCGCCGTGCGTGAACTGCGAATCGCGCTGAACCTGCTCGATACCCTGGCGTGGCTGCCCAGGGCCCATGCGTCGCAACAGCTGCTGCTGCAACAAGTGATTGATGAGGTGGGCGGTTATTTCCAGGCCTGCCTCAAAGCCGGGCAGCGCCTGCCCGCCCCCACGGCAACGCTGATGACCATGGACCGCGCGCGTCGCGCCTTGAACGCCCAATCGCCCATCGAAGACGAACCGCGCATTCACTTGCTGCACGCCTTGAGTGGCCTGCGCCTGGCGCTGCTGCCGGGTATCGAGATCGACAACGCTGCGGTCATCGAGCACGAACCTCATCCTCCCTACGGCCTCGACGGAGCGTCTCTATGA
- the yedV gene encoding heavy metal sensor kinase, translating into MRARNSLTLRSTLAFALVAMFTVAGAGWYLYESMKSSVMQRTDHAVLARLDHFRKLLNYDLTLDNLKSSPQLFENMLDSEEDIFIIGEPGKPPVISVNPSRAPLPDMPTVAADAALRDSDLRSGVSLQGVPLRAASVRALSGGVEVRLQAAHLMVKEMAMLANFRQRIYSAMALAFIVTALLGYVLLRQGLRPLRRMTAHAADITPARLHTRIDSADAPIELQPLGEALNAMLERLDDGYQRLTQFSADLAHEIRTPVGSLMGHCQVALRQTRSADEYQALLASNLEELERISRLVESILFLARADEAQSALERQPLCLHDELQRVADYFEGPAEERQLSLCLSGDGTLLADPILLRRALSNLVANAIRHADPGSEIQIRVSQRGLQWLVDVENQGQALDESTLGKLFDRFYRGDASRHQSSDSNGLGLAIVAAIMHLHNGRASVAQPVPGKICFTLAFPV; encoded by the coding sequence ATGCGCGCCCGAAACTCCCTGACCCTGCGCTCGACGCTGGCCTTTGCGCTGGTGGCGATGTTTACCGTGGCAGGCGCGGGCTGGTACCTGTACGAGTCGATGAAAAGCTCGGTGATGCAACGCACCGACCATGCGGTGCTGGCCCGGCTGGATCACTTTCGCAAGCTGCTCAACTACGACCTGACCCTGGACAACCTCAAGAGCAGCCCGCAGCTGTTCGAGAACATGCTCGACAGCGAAGAAGACATTTTCATCATCGGCGAGCCGGGGAAACCACCGGTGATCTCGGTCAACCCCTCCCGCGCGCCGCTGCCGGACATGCCCACCGTGGCGGCCGATGCCGCGCTGCGTGACTCAGACTTGCGCAGCGGCGTGAGCCTGCAAGGCGTGCCCCTGCGCGCGGCATCGGTTCGGGCCTTGTCCGGGGGGGTGGAAGTGCGCTTGCAGGCCGCGCACCTGATGGTCAAGGAAATGGCCATGCTGGCCAATTTTCGTCAGCGAATCTATTCGGCCATGGCGCTCGCGTTTATCGTCACCGCCCTGCTCGGTTACGTGCTGCTGCGCCAGGGTTTGCGTCCGTTACGACGGATGACCGCGCACGCGGCCGACATTACTCCGGCGCGCCTGCATACCCGAATCGACAGCGCCGATGCACCGATTGAATTGCAACCGTTGGGCGAAGCACTCAATGCCATGCTTGAGCGACTGGACGATGGTTACCAGCGCCTGACCCAGTTTTCCGCTGACCTGGCCCATGAAATCCGTACCCCGGTGGGCTCCCTGATGGGCCACTGCCAGGTTGCCCTGCGCCAGACGCGCAGCGCTGATGAATATCAGGCCTTGCTGGCGTCGAATCTGGAAGAACTGGAGCGCATCTCGCGGCTGGTGGAGAGCATCCTGTTTCTGGCCCGTGCCGATGAGGCGCAGTCAGCGCTGGAACGTCAGCCGCTGTGTCTGCATGACGAACTACAGCGGGTAGCCGATTATTTCGAAGGTCCGGCCGAAGAGCGGCAGTTGAGCCTTTGCCTTTCGGGCGACGGCACGTTGCTGGCCGATCCGATCCTCCTGCGCCGGGCACTGAGCAATCTGGTGGCCAACGCCATCCGCCATGCAGACCCGGGCAGCGAGATCCAGATCCGTGTCTCGCAACGCGGCCTGCAGTGGTTGGTGGACGTGGAAAACCAGGGGCAGGCGCTGGATGAATCGACCCTGGGCAAGCTGTTTGATCGCTTCTACCGAGGCGATGCGTCCCGCCATCAGAGTTCAGACTCCAACGGCCTGGGCCTGGCCATCGTCGCGGCGATCATGCATTTGCATAACGGCCGGGCGAGCGTGGCGCAGCCCGTGCCGGGGAAGATCTGTTTTACTTTGGCGTTTCCGGTCTGA